One segment of Cetobacterium sp. NK01 DNA contains the following:
- a CDS encoding dTDP-glucose 4,6-dehydratase yields MKTYLVTGGAGFIGANFVKYMLEKHEDIKLVVLDKLTYAGNLGTIREELKDSRVSFVKGDICNRELVENIFMQHDIDYVVNFAAESHVDRSIENPQIFLETNILGTQNLMEVAKTFWTAGKDSNGYPIYKEGKKFHHVSTDEVYGSLSKDWDIPRELILDEAVAKIATGRTNLQTYGKKMFTESTPLDPRSPYSASKTASDMIVLAYGETYKFPFNITRCSNNYGAYHFPEKLIPLIIKNILAGKKLPVYGKGDNVRDWLYVMDHCKGIDMVISNAKAHEIYNIGGFNEEQNINIVKLTIDTIARIMKEEPEYQKVLSTDLANINYDLITYVQDRLGHDARYAIDPTKIVTELGWYPETPFTEGIEKTIRWYLDNQGWVEEVASGDYQKYYEEMYNNR; encoded by the coding sequence GTGAAAACTTACTTAGTAACAGGTGGAGCAGGATTTATTGGTGCAAATTTTGTTAAATATATGTTAGAAAAACACGAAGATATAAAATTAGTTGTACTAGATAAACTAACTTATGCAGGAAATCTTGGAACAATAAGAGAGGAGTTAAAAGACTCTAGAGTTTCTTTTGTTAAAGGAGATATTTGTAACCGTGAACTAGTTGAAAATATATTTATGCAGCACGACATAGATTATGTTGTAAACTTTGCAGCAGAAAGTCATGTGGATAGAAGTATTGAAAATCCTCAGATATTCTTAGAGACAAATATACTTGGAACTCAAAATCTAATGGAAGTTGCTAAAACTTTTTGGACAGCAGGAAAAGACTCTAATGGATACCCGATCTATAAAGAGGGAAAGAAATTCCACCATGTTTCAACAGATGAAGTATATGGAAGTTTAAGCAAGGACTGGGATATTCCAAGAGAGTTAATTTTAGATGAGGCAGTTGCAAAAATTGCAACTGGAAGAACTAATCTTCAAACTTATGGGAAGAAGATGTTTACAGAAAGTACTCCACTAGATCCAAGAAGTCCATATTCAGCATCTAAAACAGCATCTGATATGATAGTGCTTGCTTATGGAGAAACATATAAGTTTCCATTTAATATAACAAGATGTTCAAATAACTATGGAGCATATCACTTCCCAGAAAAGTTAATTCCACTAATTATTAAAAATATCTTAGCTGGAAAGAAACTTCCTGTGTATGGAAAGGGAGATAATGTTAGAGACTGGTTATATGTAATGGATCATTGTAAAGGTATAGATATGGTAATATCTAATGCTAAGGCGCATGAAATATATAACATTGGTGGATTTAACGAGGAGCAAAACATAAACATAGTGAAACTTACTATAGATACAATAGCTAGAATCATGAAAGAGGAACCTGAGTATCAAAAAGTATTGAGCACAGATTTAGCTAACATCAATTATGATTTGATAACTTACGTTCAAGATAGATTAGGCCATGATGCTCGTTATGCAATTGATCCAACTAAGATAGTAACAGAACTTGGATGGTATCCTGAAACACCATTTACAGAAGGGATAGAAAAGACTATTAGATGGTATTTAGATAATCAAGGATGGGTAGAGGAAGTAGCATCTGGAGACTATCAAAAATATTATGAAGAGATGTATAATAATAGATAG
- a CDS encoding helix-turn-helix domain-containing protein translates to MVNDFFKNIFNSTNSFITVEALSKGLYLSRRTIYRRIAKGDIKTTKISGCHFIKISDLKKFIQEV, encoded by the coding sequence ATGGTAAATGATTTTTTTAAGAACATCTTTAATAGCACAAATAGTTTTATTACAGTGGAGGCTTTAAGCAAAGGGTTATATTTATCTAGAAGAACAATTTATAGACGAATTGCAAAGGGAGATATTAAAACTACTAAAATTTCCGGATGTCATTTTATCAAAATCTCTGATTTAAAAAAATTTATTCAGGAGGTTTAA
- a CDS encoding Wzz/FepE/Etk N-terminal domain-containing protein, with protein sequence MSKELKVMEPKQYDDEIDLYELIEILVRHKWSIVITTVICTLLSLGAALYVRSKTPNYLIKSILIQQDTYGLKGVNKLDVDSILFKDINVDRILEIEPIKQKYLENTSENMRNMISERKFLQDIITVSKNEKNPNEISIKTEIIADEKSGRDIINTYMDILREQDNLSDVIGKEKKLKSDSLEKTKIEIENIQNEILNIFKNDSDLRVLKPEEKIYYIASKYPELNLRKSEKEKYYNTYVNELLTLDSLNDKLETVKETTDIYFVKGQSKAKLILGVGIVMGLFLGIMITFLKEFIDGYKRRYQK encoded by the coding sequence ATGAGCAAGGAGTTAAAAGTAATGGAACCAAAGCAATATGATGACGAGATTGATCTTTATGAATTAATTGAGATACTAGTTAGGCATAAGTGGAGTATAGTTATAACTACAGTGATTTGTACACTTTTATCACTGGGAGCAGCCCTTTATGTGCGTAGCAAAACACCTAACTATTTAATAAAAAGTATTCTTATTCAACAAGATACATATGGATTAAAAGGAGTAAATAAATTAGATGTAGATTCGATACTTTTTAAAGATATAAATGTTGATAGAATTCTAGAGATAGAACCAATAAAGCAGAAATATCTAGAAAATACTTCAGAAAATATGAGAAATATGATATCAGAAAGAAAGTTTTTACAAGATATAATAACAGTATCTAAAAATGAGAAAAATCCGAATGAAATATCTATAAAAACAGAGATAATAGCTGATGAAAAAAGTGGTAGAGATATTATAAATACATATATGGATATTTTAAGAGAACAGGATAATTTATCAGATGTTATAGGAAAAGAGAAAAAGCTAAAAAGCGATTCTTTAGAGAAAACTAAAATAGAAATTGAAAATATTCAAAATGAAATTTTAAATATTTTTAAAAATGATAGTGATTTAAGAGTTTTAAAACCAGAAGAAAAGATATATTATATAGCTTCTAAATATCCAGAACTAAATTTAAGAAAAAGTGAAAAAGAAAAATATTATAATACTTATGTTAATGAGTTACTTACATTAGATTCATTAAACGATAAACTAGAGACTGTTAAAGAAACAACAGATATATATTTTGTTAAGGGTCAAAGTAAAGCTAAATTAATTTTAGGTGTTGGAATAGTAATGGGACTGTTTTTAGGAATAATGATTACATTTTTAAAAGAGTTTATAGATGGATATAAAAGAAGATATCAAAAGTAA
- a CDS encoding polysaccharide biosynthesis protein translates to MFRENVITELFSNRRNIVKLIIDLGTVIVGIFLGLLIRFEGRWEDNIESSYFIVYGVAFLCFYLIRKNSMKSWSYTNSLDVLNLTATNLVALMITLAYYAVSREHYSRTVVLVGFLLVTVLQLLWRFFFRLNRSYRVVLGKSKPKPNTLVYGAGEAGVALIRDGLTNPNYPYHITAIIDDDRRKRGTYINGVKVYGDFYDLETAIKELSIETVVIAIPTIKRDRIKEIIDLTKCCNNVKVKILPGLDEILQDENIANQVRDVSIEDLLGREQILVNGDNIKEIIENKTVFVTGGAGSIGSELARQIAKYNPKKLVTIDVNENDLYFLELELKRTFKNLDLQSEICNIREQDKVELLFDRYKPNIVFHAAAHKHVPLMEHNPEEAIKNNIFGTKKVAEMAIKYGVDRFVLISTDKAVNPTNVMGATKRACEIVVETMNKKGSTKFMAVRFGNVLGSNGSVIPIFKKLISEGKNLTLTHPDITRYFMTIPEAAQLVIEAGALGKGGELFILDMGEPVKIIDLAKTMIKLSNANVDIEIVGLRPGEKLYEELLYDVNAAQKTENNKIFITHIDETDVNLDEHLKILGEAIKNPKQNELKELMKKFVVTYKEATNG, encoded by the coding sequence GTGTTTAGAGAGAATGTGATAACAGAGCTATTTTCCAATAGAAGGAATATAGTGAAGTTGATAATAGACCTAGGAACAGTAATTGTTGGTATCTTTCTAGGCCTTTTAATAAGATTTGAAGGAAGATGGGAAGATAACATAGAAAGTAGCTATTTCATTGTATATGGAGTAGCATTTTTGTGTTTCTATCTTATAAGAAAAAACTCTATGAAGAGCTGGAGCTATACAAACTCCTTAGATGTGTTAAATTTGACAGCAACTAACTTAGTAGCATTAATGATAACCTTAGCATACTATGCAGTAAGTAGAGAGCATTATTCAAGAACAGTTGTATTGGTAGGATTTTTATTGGTAACTGTGTTACAACTACTTTGGAGATTTTTCTTTAGATTGAATAGATCGTACAGAGTGGTATTAGGAAAAAGTAAACCTAAACCAAATACATTGGTTTATGGAGCGGGAGAAGCAGGAGTAGCTTTAATTCGTGATGGGCTTACAAATCCTAACTATCCATATCATATTACAGCTATTATAGATGATGATAGACGTAAGCGTGGGACATATATAAATGGTGTAAAAGTTTATGGAGATTTTTATGATTTAGAAACAGCTATAAAAGAGTTAAGTATAGAAACTGTAGTTATAGCTATTCCTACTATAAAAAGAGATCGAATAAAAGAGATTATAGATTTAACTAAGTGTTGTAATAATGTAAAAGTAAAGATACTGCCTGGACTTGATGAGATACTACAAGATGAGAACATAGCTAATCAAGTTCGTGATGTGAGTATAGAGGATCTTTTAGGAAGAGAGCAGATACTTGTTAATGGAGATAATATAAAAGAGATAATAGAAAATAAAACTGTATTTGTAACAGGTGGAGCTGGAAGCATAGGAAGTGAACTTGCTCGTCAAATAGCTAAGTATAATCCTAAAAAGCTAGTTACAATAGATGTAAATGAAAATGACTTATATTTTTTAGAGTTAGAACTAAAAAGAACATTTAAAAATCTTGATTTACAAAGTGAAATTTGTAATATTAGAGAGCAGGATAAAGTGGAACTTTTATTTGATAGATATAAACCAAATATAGTGTTCCATGCAGCAGCTCATAAACATGTACCATTAATGGAGCATAATCCAGAGGAAGCTATAAAAAATAATATCTTTGGAACTAAAAAAGTTGCAGAGATGGCTATAAAATATGGTGTAGATAGATTTGTACTTATTTCTACAGACAAAGCTGTAAATCCAACTAACGTTATGGGAGCTACTAAAAGAGCCTGTGAGATAGTTGTAGAAACTATGAATAAAAAAGGTAGTACAAAATTCATGGCAGTACGTTTTGGAAATGTACTTGGAAGTAATGGATCAGTTATACCAATATTTAAAAAGCTTATTAGCGAAGGGAAAAATCTAACACTAACACATCCTGATATAACAAGATATTTTATGACTATACCTGAAGCAGCTCAACTTGTAATAGAAGCTGGAGCGCTAGGAAAAGGTGGAGAACTATTTATATTAGATATGGGAGAACCTGTAAAGATAATAGATCTTGCTAAAACTATGATAAAGTTATCTAATGCTAATGTAGATATTGAGATAGTAGGATTACGTCCTGGAGAAAAGCTTTATGAAGAACTTCTTTATGACGTAAATGCAGCTCAAAAAACAGAGAATAATAAGATATTTATAACTCACATAGATGAAACAGATGTGAATTTAGATGAGCATTTAAAAATACTAGGTGAAGCTATAAAAAATCCTAAGCAGAATGAATTAAAAGAGTTAATGAAAAAATTTGTAGTGACATATAAGGAGGCGACAAATGGCTAA
- a CDS encoding LegC family aminotransferase: MAKTIGLSIPNLDVEPIVQNLRECIESGWVSTGGKFIGEFEEKIAKYVGVKEAVGVQSGTAGLHTALRVLGVEPGDEVLVPTLTFIAAVNPVTYHGATPVFIGCDDTLCMDPNLLEKFLREECIIKDGKTYNKKTNSRIAALAVVHVFGNMANMERIMDLAKEFNFKVLEDATEALGTYYTEGRYVRKYAGTIGDAGVYSFNANKIITTGGGGMVVSNNQEFLDEIRFLTTQAKTDQLYFIHDEIGYNYRMLNLQAALGTSQIDQLENFISTKIKNYNLYKESIENIDGLTLLPFNTDIRPNYWFYSVVVDEEKYGMNKDELLKKLVEANIQTRPIWGLIHEQKPYQKHQTYGIEKAIWYHDRVLNIPCSSNLTEEDAKYVIEKLKEFKR; encoded by the coding sequence ATGGCTAAAACAATAGGATTATCAATCCCAAATTTAGATGTAGAACCAATTGTGCAAAATTTAAGAGAGTGTATAGAATCAGGGTGGGTTTCAACAGGTGGAAAGTTCATAGGGGAGTTTGAAGAAAAAATAGCTAAATATGTAGGAGTGAAAGAGGCTGTAGGAGTGCAATCTGGAACAGCTGGATTACATACTGCATTAAGGGTTTTAGGAGTAGAGCCTGGAGATGAGGTACTAGTTCCGACTCTAACATTTATAGCAGCTGTAAATCCTGTAACATATCATGGAGCAACTCCTGTATTTATAGGGTGTGATGATACTCTTTGTATGGATCCAAATCTTTTAGAGAAGTTTTTAAGAGAAGAGTGTATTATAAAAGATGGAAAAACATATAATAAAAAAACAAATTCTAGAATAGCAGCCTTAGCAGTTGTTCATGTATTTGGAAACATGGCAAATATGGAAAGAATAATGGATTTAGCTAAAGAGTTTAATTTTAAAGTTTTAGAAGATGCTACAGAAGCTTTAGGAACTTATTATACAGAGGGAAGATATGTTCGGAAATATGCTGGAACAATAGGAGATGCTGGAGTTTATTCTTTTAATGCAAATAAAATAATTACTACAGGTGGAGGAGGAATGGTTGTATCTAATAATCAAGAGTTCTTAGATGAAATAAGATTTTTAACAACTCAAGCTAAAACAGATCAACTATACTTTATTCATGATGAGATAGGATATAACTATAGAATGCTAAATCTTCAAGCGGCATTGGGAACAAGTCAAATAGATCAATTAGAAAATTTTATAAGTACTAAAATAAAGAATTATAATTTATATAAAGAATCTATAGAAAATATTGATGGGTTAACACTATTACCTTTTAATACAGATATAAGACCAAATTATTGGTTTTATTCAGTAGTTGTAGATGAAGAAAAGTATGGTATGAATAAAGATGAATTATTAAAAAAATTAGTGGAAGCTAATATTCAAACAAGACCTATTTGGGGATTAATTCATGAACAAAAACCATATCAAAAACATCAAACATATGGAATAGAAAAAGCTATTTGGTATCATGATAGAGTTTTAAATATACCATGTTCATCTAATTTGACTGAAGAGGATGCAAAATATGTAATTGAAAAGTTAAAGGAGTTTAAAAGATAA
- a CDS encoding ATP-grasp domain-containing protein encodes MRNKNIFILSVGRRVELVKLFNRAKKKLSINGKIIGGDMDLNAPAMHFVDKAIQLPKITDKNYIDEIIKISKQEKIDLIIPTIDTELLILAQNRDRIEKETNVKINLSDLEFIEICRDKYKTQEFFEKNGFGVPKLITKQMIAENNYTFPLFIKPLNGSSSINTFKINTQKELEFFKDYVPNPLIQECLVGDEFTVDVFCDFENNPITIVPRKRLATRSGEISKGLISKDREIIEDIKKLVKVFKVKGHITIQCMKTKDGIKYIEINPRFGGGAPMSIMAGADSPENLYKLLLNEKLFYNENYEDKLLSLRYDEAVFISENGNVIKNV; translated from the coding sequence ATGAGAAATAAGAATATTTTTATTTTAAGTGTTGGAAGAAGAGTTGAGCTTGTTAAACTTTTTAATAGAGCTAAAAAGAAGCTAAGTATAAATGGAAAAATAATAGGTGGAGATATGGATTTAAATGCTCCAGCTATGCATTTCGTAGATAAAGCAATTCAGCTACCAAAAATAACTGATAAAAATTATATAGATGAAATTATTAAAATTTCTAAACAAGAAAAAATTGATTTAATAATTCCAACAATAGATACAGAACTTTTAATATTAGCACAAAATAGAGATAGGATAGAAAAAGAGACGAATGTTAAGATAAATTTATCAGACCTGGAATTTATTGAAATTTGTAGAGATAAATATAAAACACAAGAATTTTTTGAAAAAAATGGCTTTGGAGTTCCTAAATTAATTACAAAGCAAATGATAGCTGAAAATAATTATACTTTTCCACTTTTTATTAAACCTTTAAATGGGAGTTCAAGTATTAATACTTTTAAAATTAATACACAAAAAGAATTAGAATTTTTTAAAGATTATGTTCCAAATCCACTAATTCAAGAATGTCTAGTTGGAGATGAATTTACTGTAGATGTATTTTGTGATTTTGAAAATAATCCAATAACAATTGTACCAAGAAAAAGATTAGCAACAAGATCAGGAGAAATATCAAAAGGTTTAATAAGTAAAGATAGAGAAATAATAGAGGATATAAAAAAGTTAGTAAAAGTTTTTAAAGTAAAAGGACATATAACAATTCAATGTATGAAAACAAAGGATGGTATAAAATATATAGAAATAAACCCTAGATTTGGGGGTGGAGCTCCTATGAGTATAATGGCAGGAGCTGATTCACCAGAAAATTTATATAAGTTATTATTAAATGAAAAATTATTTTATAATGAAAATTATGAAGATAAATTATTGAGTTTGAGGTACGATGAAGCTGTATTTATATCAGAAAATGGAAATGTGATAAAAAATGTCTAA
- a CDS encoding HAD family hydrolase encodes MSKKIIVFDLDDTLISERDYINSGFNIISKKIAEDYNLNSEKIKKKMSEFFNINSVNLFNRILDYFKVKYDLDYIKKLVFIYRNHIPTIELYDDAKEIIEYLSKNGYELGIITDGYKEAQRNKIKVLNIKKYFKHIVITDELGREFWKPSEIPYKVIKDKFKCEYKDIVYIGDNIKKDFITANKLGIITIQIVRENGIYSKDLAKENEYQAKLVIDNLNKIVGVNLL; translated from the coding sequence ATGTCTAAAAAAATAATTGTGTTTGACTTAGATGACACTTTAATTTCAGAAAGAGATTATATAAATAGTGGTTTTAACATAATTTCTAAAAAAATAGCAGAAGATTATAATTTAAATTCTGAAAAAATTAAAAAAAAAATGAGTGAGTTTTTTAATATAAATAGTGTAAATTTATTTAATAGAATATTAGATTATTTTAAAGTTAAATATGATTTAGATTATATAAAAAAATTAGTATTTATTTATAGAAATCATATTCCAACAATAGAACTATATGATGATGCAAAGGAAATAATAGAGTATTTATCAAAAAATGGATATGAATTAGGAATAATAACAGATGGATATAAAGAAGCACAGAGAAATAAAATAAAAGTTTTAAATATTAAAAAATATTTTAAACACATAGTTATAACAGATGAATTGGGAAGAGAATTTTGGAAACCAAGTGAAATACCTTACAAAGTAATTAAAGATAAATTTAAATGTGAATATAAAGATATAGTTTATATTGGAGATAATATAAAAAAAGATTTTATAACGGCTAATAAGCTTGGAATTATAACAATACAAATAGTTAGAGAAAATGGTATTTATAGCAAAGATTTAGCAAAAGAAAATGAATATCAAGCTAAATTAGTAATAGATAATTTAAATAAAATAGTAGGAGTAAATTTATTATGA
- a CDS encoding glycosyltransferase family 4 protein, which yields MRILILAKFFLKDGASTHIFTLAEEVAKKNNGVYIMSAGAAQDESSKEFFNKNFPKNVEHCEIKFPNYFNYKFFSKIKQFLTYIIVIPKALKKIKEINPDVIHVHYPITSYMAWLANKIYRIPFVTTYHIKGIPNTILHKQANISIAISSEMKEELIERWSYPKERVELVFNGISENKFTQKIEDEEKNKLRKKLGINSKDIIIGFVGTYQYKKGIDILLKAVAKIKNMNIKLILLGAGEVEWLEKIIKEFKIEDKVIFQKFQDPVIYYSIFDIFVLPSRNEGFPLVALESMMMGCCTIRSNVSGAYDMIEDKKTGFIFQNENIDELAKILITLIESEDLRKEVALNGKKNVISKFTEKHMVDKTIAVYKKAISN from the coding sequence ATGAGAATATTAATTTTGGCAAAATTTTTTTTAAAAGATGGAGCAAGTACACACATTTTTACTTTAGCAGAAGAAGTAGCAAAAAAAAATAATGGTGTTTATATAATGTCGGCAGGGGCAGCGCAAGATGAAAGTTCTAAAGAGTTTTTTAATAAAAATTTTCCCAAGAATGTAGAGCATTGTGAGATAAAGTTTCCAAATTATTTTAATTATAAATTTTTTTCGAAAATAAAGCAATTTTTAACTTATATTATAGTAATTCCAAAAGCTTTGAAAAAAATAAAAGAAATAAATCCAGATGTGATTCATGTTCATTATCCTATAACATCATATATGGCTTGGTTAGCAAATAAAATTTATAGAATACCATTTGTAACAACTTATCACATAAAAGGAATTCCAAATACTATTTTACATAAACAGGCAAATATTTCTATTGCAATAAGTAGTGAAATGAAAGAAGAATTAATAGAAAGATGGAGTTATCCAAAAGAAAGAGTCGAACTTGTTTTTAATGGAATATCAGAAAATAAATTTACTCAAAAAATAGAAGATGAGGAAAAAAATAAATTGAGAAAAAAATTAGGAATAAATTCAAAGGATATAATAATTGGATTTGTAGGAACTTATCAATATAAAAAAGGAATAGATATATTATTAAAAGCTGTGGCTAAAATAAAAAATATGAATATAAAATTAATATTATTGGGTGCTGGTGAAGTTGAATGGTTAGAAAAAATTATAAAAGAGTTTAAAATAGAAGATAAAGTGATTTTTCAAAAATTTCAAGATCCTGTTATTTATTATTCCATATTTGACATTTTTGTTTTACCATCAAGGAATGAAGGATTCCCATTAGTAGCTTTAGAAAGTATGATGATGGGTTGCTGTACAATAAGAAGCAATGTATCTGGAGCTTACGATATGATTGAGGATAAAAAAACTGGATTTATATTTCAAAATGAGAATATAGATGAATTAGCAAAAATCTTAATAACTCTTATTGAAAGCGAAGACTTAAGAAAAGAAGTGGCATTAAATGGTAAAAAAAATGTAATAAGTAAATTTACAGAAAAGCATATGGTAGATAAAACAATAGCTGTATATAAAAAGGCCATTTCAAATTAA
- a CDS encoding glycosyltransferase family 4 protein produces MKILFVNNNMFGLNIFRGEVIKYLKAEGYEIKTCSPRDAKNKLEEFGIPHIEVELKARGINPVQDLKFFFEIFRIYRKEKPNLIFHYTIKPNIYGTLAAKLNNVKSIACLAGLGQMFVENTIKSKIARKLYKISLNFSEEVWFLNEDDKYKAISLGIVKETKSFVLPGEGINTKEYKALEKSKEENKIKFLMISRLLWNKGFKEYAEAAKNIKLKYKNVEFQLLGGYSNEDPLGVPEEEVKKYIDNKILNYLGTTDDVRKIIKDVDCVILPSFYREGMPRVLLEAASMEKIIITTDNVGCKEVVEDEYNGYLCQIKSAEDLEKKIEKVLKLSNKNRIQMGKNSRILVKKKYDIEIIKNIYLEKVKKILIER; encoded by the coding sequence ATGAAAATATTATTTGTTAATAATAATATGTTTGGGTTAAATATATTTAGAGGAGAAGTCATAAAGTATTTAAAAGCAGAAGGTTATGAAATAAAAACTTGTTCACCAAGAGATGCTAAAAATAAATTGGAAGAGTTTGGAATACCTCATATAGAAGTAGAATTAAAAGCTAGAGGGATAAATCCAGTTCAAGATTTAAAGTTTTTTTTTGAAATTTTCAGAATATATAGAAAAGAGAAGCCAAATTTAATATTTCATTACACGATAAAGCCCAATATTTATGGAACTTTAGCAGCTAAATTAAATAATGTTAAATCTATAGCATGTTTGGCAGGATTAGGACAGATGTTTGTTGAAAATACTATTAAATCAAAAATAGCAAGAAAATTGTATAAAATTTCATTAAACTTTTCTGAGGAAGTTTGGTTTTTAAATGAAGATGACAAATATAAAGCAATTTCTCTAGGAATAGTCAAAGAGACAAAAAGTTTTGTTTTACCTGGGGAAGGAATAAATACTAAGGAATATAAAGCACTAGAAAAAAGTAAAGAGGAAAATAAAATTAAATTTTTAATGATATCAAGATTACTTTGGAATAAAGGATTTAAAGAATATGCGGAAGCAGCTAAAAATATAAAGCTAAAATATAAAAATGTTGAATTTCAATTATTAGGTGGATACTCAAACGAGGATCCATTAGGAGTTCCAGAAGAAGAGGTGAAAAAATATATAGATAATAAAATTTTAAATTATTTAGGAACTACAGATGATGTGAGAAAAATTATAAAAGATGTTGATTGTGTTATACTACCTTCATTTTATAGAGAAGGAATGCCAAGAGTTTTATTAGAAGCTGCTTCAATGGAAAAAATAATAATAACTACAGATAATGTGGGGTGTAAAGAAGTAGTTGAAGATGAATATAATGGATATTTGTGTCAAATAAAATCAGCTGAAGATTTAGAGAAAAAAATAGAAAAAGTTTTAAAATTATCCAATAAAAATAGAATACAAATGGGAAAAAATTCAAGAATCTTAGTTAAAAAGAAGTATGATATTGAAATAATAAAAAATATATACTTAGAAAAAGTAAAAAAAATATTGATAGAAAGGTAA
- a CDS encoding glycosyltransferase family 2 protein: MSYKNEKVSIIIPTYKRPFFLKRIIENLNEQTYKNLEIIIVDDNKKDSTEKKETSNEIQKIIEIYKNLEIKYISNYDNKGANYSRNVGVKNAQGKFISFLDDDDEYLSNRIEIMMKKINEKDFDMVCCDWEKVIFKRKSLKKLNVKDQIKDFEVSFEQILTNNIIGGASLVLMKKEVFNSIHGFDINLVSCQDWDLYIRIIKSGYRVLKLKDKLVRYNIHLGERISTNRNKVIKGHLYIKNKYYEDRKQISNIKKILFNLKLLKQYLKFI; encoded by the coding sequence ATGAGCTATAAAAATGAAAAAGTTTCAATAATAATTCCAACATATAAAAGACCTTTTTTTTTAAAAAGAATAATAGAAAATTTGAATGAGCAAACTTATAAAAATTTAGAAATAATAATAGTAGACGATAATAAAAAGGACTCTACAGAAAAAAAGGAAACTTCTAATGAAATTCAAAAGATAATTGAAATCTATAAAAATTTAGAGATAAAATATATATCAAATTATGATAATAAAGGAGCAAACTATTCGAGAAATGTTGGTGTAAAAAATGCACAAGGAAAATTTATTAGTTTTCTTGATGATGATGATGAATATTTGAGCAATAGAATAGAAATAATGATGAAAAAAATAAATGAAAAAGATTTTGATATGGTTTGTTGTGATTGGGAAAAAGTTATTTTTAAAAGGAAGTCATTAAAAAAGTTGAATGTTAAAGATCAAATTAAAGATTTTGAGGTATCATTTGAACAAATATTAACTAATAATATTATAGGAGGTGCCTCTTTAGTTTTAATGAAAAAAGAAGTTTTTAATTCAATTCATGGATTTGATATAAATTTAGTATCTTGCCAAGATTGGGATTTATATATTCGTATAATAAAGTCAGGTTATAGAGTATTAAAATTAAAAGATAAATTAGTTAGATATAATATTCACTTAGGAGAACGTATTTCGACTAATAGAAACAAAGTTATAAAAGGACATTTGTATATAAAAAATAAATATTATGAAGATAGAAAGCAAATATCTAATATAAAAAAAATATTATTTAATTTAAAATTATTGAAACAATATTTAAAATTTATTTAA